acaaacacacacacacacacatattaaaaAGCATGTTCTCCTTTTTGTACAGATAAAAGCATTTTGGTATTCTAGTATGTTGAAAGCCATACAAATTTAGAATACAAATGCAGtgtttatatatatttatgtatatatatttatacatttatatatgtataaatttgtatatatggtCTATTTAAAATGCAAGTTTAGGACCACTTTCAGATTGATTACATGTAGATTTAAGACTTATTTCCTTTTTATAAGATATAGTTTTTTTATAGTTTCTTGATATTTCGGCTTGCATGCATGTGCAGGGATTTAAGACGGGAGAAGAGAAAGAGATGAGATCTCCCATCAATGGGGATTCATCCTACTTTCTAACCCCAAAACTAATTAGGGAGCATGATTAAATCTACTCCcatagttttttcttttttttttaaaataaatttggttCTCTAATATCTTGTTTTAAAAAGTTAACTCTCTAGTTTATATTCCCACTAAAGGCTTTAAAAGGTAGAGCAAAAACTAGAATGTATCTCATCCTATTGTTTGTAATAAAATTTATTTCTATCTTAGATTAAAATCTGAACTATTATTTCATTCAAAACTCAGTTTATTTCATTATAATGCCTTAATTGGAAACAAGAAATGATATGCATTTATTTCTTGTGTTTTGCAAAACTTAGACTTTCGAACTAGGTAATATGCAGAATAATGTAAAAACAATAAGATTTAGACAAGGATTTAAATCATGCTAAATCCTATTTGACCATTAATGGTAAAAGAAGAATTTAGAAATACTTCATCCTTCAATAAATAGAAGTATAAATCAACTAGAAAACTACTAATACtttcatttatttcaaatatatGGATAATGGATAAAAGATTAACTTTTGCAAAGAATTATATACAGAATAAAAATTCATAGAATTTTGTGAACACTTTATTTTCTTTCAGTTTTGCATTACTTTCATAATGATATACAAGGGTAGAAAAGAGGGCAATAAATGACTTTCTTTATATTGTTTCCACCTACTTTCCAATACAACAACCTTAATAGTAAGGACAAAACAATccaatgtttttatttaatttaaatgcaaGCAATTACATTATCTCATTGCAATCTTTCTCTTACACATAGTTAATAAAGTAAGGAGGTGCAGGGAAGGTTAAATTAACCCCCCTCTTAACCATGGTTGACCCTATTAACATCTTGCATGGATGGTTGGAAAACTATGTAAAGATGCTTTGATTCAATATGATAGactatgttagatggataaattagtGAATGTTGACCCCTTGTGGACAATTACAAGTAATTTTCTTATGTATCATATATTTGTTAGGGGTTTGGGGTCCTATCTCGAACCCATCATAAGAATATATTTCATTTTTGTTATGGACTTATCTTTCGAGATAGAACCTTGATACATCATGTTCATAAGACCTTTTTTGACATATGATCTTCATGAGACTATGGATAAGATGTATTCCATATTATGATTGATTCCAATACTTAgatttatgatgttgtgattcaTTTATGCATGCCTAATTGGTGATTGTTTTATATGATTTCATTGGTGTTGTAAATGAGTATATGGTCGCATGATAATTATTGGGAAAAGTACTTGAACCATGTTATGGAATAATTTTACCTTgcagtgcatattttgatgctatatGTTTGACTTGTAATGCCTtatgtgtatacatatgcataATGTTTTGGACATACTGCTGTGTGAATTGAGTTGTTCAGGATAtcaatccatgtgaccatggaaatatacaAGAGAACTAGAGCCAAACCTGCATGTGATTGTGAAGCCAAggtttatctatttggagagacaatacctcatttATAAAGTATTTATTTTACAtaagtgaatgcatgtgtgtgtgttcaatttatttaatttaaatttaaattcaccttgaaaagacatgtccaagtgtatgttgatgtgttgtattttatggtgtcacttgacacttgtaatgTGTTGTGAGTTGTCACGTGATGTGTCTTTGAGAGGGAAAATGTGAAAACCAATGCATTTTCAAATCCTAAAAGACAACTTGGTTAGGAAGCCCTTggaatggtcaaatcaagtttgacccgtaggtaaactatAGGTGGGTTTatggggggtcaaactaactcctatagttaaggttaagtcatttttgaaggcccacttgatataaCTATGGGTAAGTGACCTTTTTGGGCAtagaaccactcacatgtgatttcCAGGTCAcctcaaaagtgacattttcttgatgGACGAAAATCAGCTTCTAGAAGATTGAGTcttggtaagacaaccttccatTCTTGTGTTGGATGCACTTCCCCATCTTACACTTACCTTTTCAGATTCCTCTTTTAGAAATCTTGTCAGAAGGTTGGGAAGACCAAAATATGAGCTCTCACATCctcttccaaggaagttggaaagtgtgaggagagagTCTACTTAGGAGAAAAAATCAGACTTATAATTTTCATCACCCTAGGAATTATGCTTTGAGAAGGAAACTTGTCTAATTAAGGAGAATTGTTGCTGCATGGTTTTGGGCTTGGTTTGGCAAAATTGGAAGCTCTTCTTCAAAACACAATCCATAGCAGGAGTTAAAGGTTGCTGCATTGTGACCCTTAGAATCTTAGTTGCACTTTCATGTTTGTCTTTGTGTAAAATTTGGTTGAAAATATATGTTAATGAGTGTATTCTTTTGAACTTTGATTTTATGAACTTGGTTGATTTGTTAAGTTGTTTTTATTTCTCTCTTCTTTGATTATTGTGAATGGGATTCAAGACCAAACTcactcttgggagggtagagtagtcttAGAGTGAAGGGTTTGTGACAGTCTTAGATTATACAGTCTATCTTTTGGGAAGAGAGGGAGAAACAAGGATTTTGAATTCTTGTTGCATATATTTTGTGTATTTAGGGATCATAAGGGGTGTATTTGGCTTGAAAGCCTTAGGGGGTCATAAGGGAATTTTGTGGTCATGTGAGAGACCAATTTTTAAGGATATGTTAGCCTAGTGAAGGCATTTGGTATCtattgttattattgtagttcTCCCCTTtgatacttggtccaccttcacccctaatTTAATTGTCACTTGTTCACTATGTGCAAGCTTGGGTTGGGAGTTTTATGTTGTATGCTTCTCCTAGTAATTTGTGTTTGAATTTTGAGTATGTGTGTAACCTGCTTGGTATCTAGTTCTCCCAAGCTCAGGGTGGCCTCTTATAtgtctaggttgggaggtgagcctccacgGTCACAACCAAAATTTTCATTTACTTGTAGGTCAGCAAATTGGtagttgaagatgaagaaaaaacAAAGTTATCTATGTGTCATAAAGAGTGTGTGCAAGTTGTATCTACATGTTGTTTCAAATTAGGCTTCGTTTATGATATtagtgaaatttgaaaaaaaaaaaagattgtaaAGAGGAAAGAGACCTATGTATTTCATTTTCTTACTATTGAGTTCAAAAAAACTATGTGTAAAAGAGTATAATTGCTCTATTAAGTTTATTCATTTAGTAGTAAGGAAAAGAGACAAAATAAAAGTGTATTTTAATTCTACTATAACCTTTATTTGAAAGAAATGTAATTTAGCTTGAAAAAGATTTATTTTTTATGTGGATTCGAGTGGCTATTTTTAGATTATAGTTAGTATGAGAAATAGTAAATCTATGTAGTTCCTAATCTAGAATTTGTATTATTTATTCCCTATTACAACTCCATGTGTAAATTTAATCATGAGGAGTATTTCAAGTATCAATCTATAaatagaaaaaagaagaagaaatgctcCTAAACCTACATATTTCATTGTAGTCTAAGTGAGTGATAGCATGAAATTTATCCTTCTTTAAATCTGATTTTAAATAAAGTATTAATTTGCATTTTAAGTTATTAAATAGTTATTTTAGCAAAGTAAAAGAAAGAGTTTTCTTTTAAATCCCATTACATTTAAATAGCTTGCAATAAGGTAGATTAGTTGAAATGAAATATTAGTTTCAAATTTATGCTACCATTAGATAAATCTATTtacaacattaaaaaaaaagatacTACATTTCTACTTTGCTTTCTAAAAACATTTAGTTAGTAAAgtgtaaataaaatagagttagtATCTTTAAACAAACCTAGTGAATCTATatttaataaacaaaaaataacatcAATTTTTATAAAACATATACTtgtgcaaatatatatatgtataaatcaTCATTTTATCCCTGCATGTTGTACTTATAAATACCCTGTTGattatatttcaaaattaaaaaaatctctatattaaatatatgtgcatatatatatatatatatatatatatatatatatatatatatatatatatatatatatatatatatatatatatatatatatatatatatatatatatatatatatatatattgtatttaaaCATAACAAATGTCGTTGTTAAAAAAAATGGATCCGAGAAAacattgtgtgtatatatataaatacacacacacacacacacacacacacacacaaatatatatatcgtATTGACCAtatctagaaaaaaaaaattaattcaaaaaacaTATATAGCATCATGTGTGGGCAGAGCCGTGGGTTGTGGGGGTTGGGGCCACCCATAGTCATTAGGAGGGTTATTCCTCCTTGCGACTGTGGGGAGGTCACCCCATAGTCACAGGCAAAAGTGCTACAGCCGTGGGGGGCATCCTCACAATCATACCACGGGGGGGGATAACCCTGCCCGCACTGTGGGCAATGGCCGCCATGACGGACCACCTCACTTGTTCTAAATTCTGCCCTCACCATTCAAACAAACCCTACAGCAAACGCATGACCATCATGGTTTCGGTCACTGGGTAGGCACGAGAATCCGCTGCCCTATGACCTTTGACCAAcatcacaaaaaaaaaatgaaaaaagggggATGTTATTAAGTTAGGGCATATTCTTAAAAGGGGAATagaaaaagatttttaaaaaactaggtttttcttttaataaagtaaactttaaaaaattaattatatatatgtatgtctatttGTATACATATAAAAGGAAGGATAAATATgtatataagtacatatacatatatataatagatTTAGTTGTTTTGAatggggtgtgtgtgtgtgtgtgtgtgtatgtataaatgtatatatgtatatgtatatgtatctgtatatgtatatgtatatacatatatacatacatatatatatatatatatatatatatatatatatatatatatatatatatatgtatatgtatgtatgtatgtatgtatgtatgtatgtatgtatacacacacacacacacacacacacatatatatatgtttgtatgtatgtatttatgtatatattaattttatatatatatacttttatatgtAATCATAAAACAATTGGGTATGTATATATTTCATACACACCTAAATAAAGgtatttaaatgattaatttgtGGTGATGGAATATTAAGGTTGGTAGAAAAATACTTATTATTTTCAATCAATATTAATATAAGGAATTTATATTAATACTAATATAGTTAAAATTGAAGATTTCAATTGAATGATATAATTAATATTGAAGTTGTATTGACATTATTGGAATATTTTAATCAACTTTAAACAAAAATGGGGTTAGTGATAATTataagaaattaaaatataatttattagtaATTATATTTAAGATGAATTGAATGGTTTCCAACACttggttaaaatttaaataatttaattaataaattgttgataggtttggGTGAAGTTTTAATGTCACCTCTAGGGGTTAGTGTCTTTAATATTATTTAAAGAACTATACCCCATCAAAGTTATTAATGTAAGGAGGCATGAGGAAGGTTAAATTACACACcccgcgccccccccccccccccccccttaactaATAAAAGTTCATGTTACCCCTTTAGTTGGGagttaaataatttcattttatcaCTCGCACTAAAGGTCTAATTAAGTTGACACTCTAAGTGAACAACCACATCTAAACATTACGTAAATAATAAGTAATTAagcgtttaaaaaaaaattgttgtttttgtTTTGCCCAAAAATTTGGGCACTACACAGAGAGACCTACTAGAGGAACCATTCCAAACATAACCAGAGGACCAATCCCAAACACAACTAGAGAAACCCCCCAACTCCATTCTTTAGCAGTCTACAGTCCAATGTTTAATAGATGTGTCATTTTGAAAATGTTTAATAGATTTTGTATGAATGAAACATCTTCAAAGATATTTTAATACATTATTGATGATTTCCAAGGatgatacaaaaaaaaatttaaaaacaagaaCTACCTGATAATCTTATTAAATCCATTTGAATGTTTAATGTTTTCTTAGTATTACATCCTTTGATAAGATAATTTTAATGTATCATGAATGATACAAATACTAGACACATAGAGGTTGaccaaaatattcaaataaatcacGTCATATATTagattaatataaaaataaattgatATCATGACTATAACATTATAGAAGATCATGTGTGTGTATGTTATGtgtatgtttatatgtatgtatatatgtatatgtgtatgtgtatgtgtatgtgcatgtgcatgtgcatgtgaatgcgaatgtgtatgtgtatgtgtatgtgtatgtgtatgtgtatgtgtatgtgtatgtgtatgtgtatgtgtatgtgtatgtgtatgtgtatgtgtatgtgtatacatacatacatacatgtatatgtgtatatatataattatatatataaatatagatgtgtgtataaatacatatatatacacacacatacacatatatatgtatatgtacgtaacaactacccttgatacaaacattaaatgcttaatacaaaataaaaaattcctaaagaaaatattaaataacCTATGTGACTAACAATAAATAATGAGACATGGTCCCATTATAAGAAAACTTTGAGCATGACACCTAGGATATAAGGATAACTAACATGCTCCTAagttaacatgtgaataggttcccCATTAACTAGATAGGAAATAACCTCATTCAAACCAACATTTTGTTGTTTTACTTATAGACCAACATACACATTAACCATAATCACACTTGTGCATCAATTAGCAAAGTTTTGTAGGAAACTAACCAACATACAAACAAAAATTAGTATTTTCAACAACATTAAAATATATTTGATGTGATAGGAAAACTTAAAATACAAGAGGATCTATTTGTACAACAACCTATATTGTCAACATATTAATGGAAAATACAACAAATTATTtataaccaaaaaaattcaaaaccatTACATAAGATACATGTAAATGATACCATCTTATATAAAATAATAGAATGtgttaaatattttttgaaaaagaaaCATGGAATACTTTGTACCATCATTCTGTGACCTTGTAATCATATTTTATAGTTTACACTGAAATGACAATAAATTGctcaaatatcaacatttttggGAACTCTAATATGAAATATAAAGAGGATGTAAAAGAATGTCCAATAAGTTCAAAAAAGCCATAATAGAAAATGGATAATATCAAAAGTGGTTAAACCTAAAATTTTAAATCAACACAACTATGCTATATGAAAAAAGATGTGAAAGAACATTTTTTCTcatattatttatcataaaaatatGGATATAAAAATTATTCACCAATATATTTCTAATGatcttattttttaatataaaagctTATAATTTCACTAATTTTTATTTTTGAGTaaaatttcaaacaatattttcatGCAATTTCTCTTTTCAATATATATTTCGAGtcaaatataattttataaataaatttaaaaaatcatgtCTACATCCTAAAAAATACATGGATACACAATTTTCAATATATAGTGATGACCAAGTAGAAACATTATAAAAAGATGAAGATTACAAGATGATAAAGACATAACCAAATGAGATAAAATGAGATCCTAACCTAATATTCAAAATGCACCACCATGATCCCAACATACATCCCAAAAAATATTAGCACCACCCAACCATCTAGATCCTAAACATCTACCATATAAGACTAGGAGATGAGAAAATGACCAACAATCGTACTTACAATAAACATGCATGGATTGGAAAATATTCACCATAATAAACTTTTCTCACTACATTTTTTTAAGATTCATAATTAGATCTATATACATAAAAGGAGGATAAGGAATTCCTAAAGCATTCGAGGATCTTTATTTGAATTAGTCTCAAGACACAAATAAGTATTGTTGGATACAACCAACCTTAGGTAAAAACCATCTCTAATAGATGTCACTTATTAAAACATTCATCAAACATAATTAAATCATGTGAACTTGAAAAGTAATGGTTACATTTTGTTTAAGCTTACAACACTCCTCAACTTCCCAACACATGAAAGAATACCAAGTTGACTGTTTTGGTTCTTAAAAAGAATGAGAAGAGTTTCAACTAGTAAAAATACACATAAATGAGGGCATTATCTTCTTGACCTACCTAAGATGCATAGACTAACAAAGCAAAAAACTAAGTATCAATCATAATTTATAATTTTACTTTCAAGTTTTCATaaaaaacataattttcttgtgaCATCCATCAAAGGATTCCCAAATCTTTTGCATCTCAAAATAAACACtttaataaacaataaaaaaaaaacatttcaaataaGAAAAACATAAACACTTAGTATATGTACATATTATAAAACACACTATTTTAGAAAACCACAAGAACACCTTAGTACCCCAATTCAATCTCTTTCATAAACTTGGACAAACAAATGCAAGGAAATCTTGTTATACACTCAAAATTCATACAATGATCCTTTTCTTGTGCAAACAAGATTCATAGACACAACTATTTCACTATACACTCAGAAATGCATTAATATAGTTGTTCTATTTGGCATCGGTAGTATTCCAACATTAGTAATCTATTTTATACCAACAAAATGGACATACATTAAATTTCATTATGCAACCATAAAATTCATATAAACAACTGTTTCTTTTGTACCCACAAAATGCGTAAATATTTTTACTCTCgtttttacttcaaaataaatacaaatgaTGCTCCTTGCACATAGATGTGTTAGACTagcaaccttcctttttgaataattaataattatcAAACTCCTATGTAAGCATCTAGTATAAGGTACAAACTGATTGCGAAAATATTGGAGTGTATGTACACCATCTTTTGCAATAACTATTTGATCATCTACAATAAATTATCTTGTATAAGGCTAAGTGATTGTTCCATCTTCTATACAAGTGAAGGGTTGAGAAATAAATGAAtagtttttaataaaattatatgacATCTTGTGTAAGAAATTTCTAAGAACTTTATCCAATAGAAAACACAATTATCATTATTGAATTTTATgtgacaaaaaatataaaaaatatgtccaattaaaaatgtatattctttttaaagaaaataactttactttctttcaacaaaatagTTCTaccaatatttttattaatttatatatttaaaaaattataaataatcagATATTTATAGTAACAGGCCTAACCTATCATAATGATAATACGAGGAGAAGCATCTACTATCTTAGTTATGAAATAAGACTTTCAAAAAATATATGACAcgtaatttttaaatataaagaaaataaaatatcgacgtatatatttattattaatattctcTCAGAACAGTGTATTGCGTGTGAATTACGCTTCTCTCATCACTGGTGATGTTTTATTGATAATAAGTGGTGAGAGTTGCAACTGGCAACGGCCTACGCGGCTACACCACAGTGTCAATACGAAGATGACAACACTTATTAATATACTAATCCACACACAAACATAATCCTATATATATCTAGGGACAGAATACAATACTGTAGTCTGTACCAGAGGGGCAAGCGAATGTGGCCGTATCGTCCTTGGCATAACTGTAGGCCTGAGGGCACTGCTGCTTGAATATCATTGAGTAGTTTGTCGCAGGGCAGCTGTTAGCATAGCTGCCAGTGCAGCAATACTGGTCGGTTTGAAAGGCAACGCAGGCACTCTTGCATCCGCCAGTCACCTTCAATTCAGCAGGGCACACAGCGTTCACGTCGGCTTTGCATGCAGGGGCGGTGCACTGTGTATTGGTAgggttgatggaaagaggaatGTTGAAGCCGTCCACCAGGGAGACGTCGTAGTAGTCCTGGTCGCTCTGGGTGTACTCGGCCAGCGTGGCAGGAACAGCTCCAGAGACTGTGCAGCTCAGTTGGCCGCCGCAGTCACCGGTTTGACAGGTTCCTTTGCCGCTCGCATCGAAAGAGCAGCCGGTTCGACCCCAGAATCTTGCCGACTGTGTCCCCGCCGCCAAATTAACCGTCCATGTCTGACCCTGGGTCAGCTGCTGCCCTCCTCCCGGTAATCCTCCCGCCCACACCGTGTACCCGCACTGGTTCTTTATATCAAACTTAACTGCTCTCGCCTCTGCGACAAATTATATACAGATACTATTATTGTTAGCCTTGGAAATGTTTATAGTATTCAACTACATACAACACGCATTATGTTACTATGACAGCTTACCTTGAATATAAAGAGATATGGCCATTCCAGCCACAAGAAGAATCACAAGATCTGATACTTTTGCCATTATAACTAGTGTTTATATGAAGATGCGACCAGAACATCTACAAGAAGCGCAAGATCTGAAACTTATTGCTTTATACAGCCTGGATTGAATGAAAATGAACTGTTACCAAGGAAGCCTAAACCCAGCTTGAGAAGCGATGTATGTTACGGCAACCCTGGTCACATTCAAGCTTTTCTTTGAAAGATTTTAGATTTTACTGTGTAAATATTTTCATTCAAGATGCGGAGAGTTATCAACGTTTTGGAACATATAGTATTAATCTTGACTTTCTACATTCCTACAATAGATCATGGATAAGAATTCTGACTCAGTACAGTATATTCTGATAAAGAGACAGAATATTATTCCAAACATTGATAAAAAAACatatttcacaattaattttaataatatagaCCGCTCAAAGCTGATTTTTTCCAGTATCTTTCGGATAGATGGATACATTGAATAGACCTGCTATGGTAGAAGCAAAGAAGCCACGACCCGACTTCAAAGCAGCCTTTCCTATGAGAGCCCCCGTCTTTTAAAATTCGAATGGTCATCAACAATTAGACTTCTGTTATCTCAGGCTTGCCATTTTCTGCATCATCAAAATCTATTTATTTGTATTCAAAACAGTGATCTCTGATTTTCAATATCATAAAGTTGCGTGAATTTCTAAAGCCTTGACTATGCATGttaaatttagttaattatattGACATATGTTTAATAATGAAAGGTATGGAGGATGAGGAATCAAACACCGTCTTTATCTTATAGATAATTAGTAATAATATGTTTTGAACAAGGCATGTAAAGGTTAAAGTTTTTGAAGTGTTTGTCGAGTTATAAAAGAGACaagaaagataaatatatagaaagGAAAAGATATCCAAAAGTAGAGAGTACATTTTGATAATGAAACAGAATATTATCCCAAACattgttaaaaaaatatttcacACTTAATTCTAATAATATAGACCGCTCAAAGTTGATATTTTCCAGTATCATTCTGATAGATGGATACATTGAGTATTCATGGAGAAGAGATCTCCACATGTTACAGAGGAAGCGGGTAAATCAAAGCCTCCTATCCTATGCAATCCAATGGGTTATCAACGATCAGACTTCTGATAATCTGTGGCTTCACATTATCTGCATTgtcaaagcatatttgtttattattcaaAACAGTAATCTGTGGTTTTTGAATTTCACAGAGTTGTACACATTTCAATAGCAATGACAATGCTTGTTGAATTTAGTATTTCAATAGCAATGACAATGCTTGTTGAATTTAGTTAATTATATTTAAGGATGTTTTATAATGAAAGTTGTGGATGAATGTAAGATTCAAATACAGCGTTTTATTCTAAGATAATTAGTaatgatattttaaatatatttatttaattttactttgaatattattattaattattaaaagaatttatatatttatttattaaaaaaatgataataaatattatatttaagatTTAAATGATTTTTTGTGAATACACTCATACCATTATAATCTATTTTTCAAAATgtaaaagaaatattaattttaatgagatgtatttatttaattttctcatTGAAAATGGAATATAAAAAGTTATGTCATTTTTACAATGTTCTCACAATTATAAACCAATAAATAATCTTGAAAGGTGCTATTCAAGTTGTTGATGTGTataaatactctctctctctctctctctctctctctctctctctctctctctctctctctctctctctctctctctctctctctctctctctctctcctttgttTTAAAAAAGTGACCAAAGTCACtgaaatatttataataatatgaaAGTAAAGATTTACATAGTTTCTAAAAGCCCAAATTTTGAAATAGACCGAAATTTACatcaacaaattttttttcaagTATATTCATCCAACCAAATACTTTGCGTCATGCAACAAATATCTATACGTTTACTATTGAAGTATTGTACATTTCTATTTTCTATAGTCATTTTACATAGTGTAT
This genomic stretch from Cryptomeria japonica chromosome 8, Sugi_1.0, whole genome shotgun sequence harbors:
- the LOC131070842 gene encoding pathogenesis-related thaumatin-like protein 3.8, which encodes MAKVSDLVILLVAGMAISLYIQVAEARAVKFDIKNQCGYTVWAGGLPGGGQQLTQGQTWTVNLAAGTQSARFWGRTGCSFDASGKGTCQTGDCGGQLSCTVSGAVPATLAEYTQSDQDYYDVSLVDGFNIPLSINPTNTQCTAPACKADVNAVCPAELKVTGGCKSACVAFQTDQYCCTGSYANSCPATNYSMIFKQQCPQAYSYAKDDTATFACPSGTDYSIVFCP